A genome region from Bradyrhizobium commune includes the following:
- a CDS encoding SPFH domain-containing protein yields MKSSAKAHRAQRSAGNFGKAPGMLAELPHFNNAGRYVGALLIIGAIFASIGLGLIGMVYAPPVYAPPHLYRSFYLIIPSAFAYVGAALLIAAAGFLSAGIVASIRAHLLASDRQGVAQAENSVFAVPDWARSERLRRRLAIVRALLMPSAASLANWPATLVVLLFGGLAAGGVIVGWLAPPMRIADPLPRQVLSGVLLVAAFPLLVLERSYAAIPAEMLPEARQLNRLLRVPLTTCLGIGISMVLLSLGFTWAIWIYAGLGLLIVVVALELTLRSMAMLFIPFAPIDRLRTVADSSVAGLLRFSIPNFHAFNTAVRQQFGIDLSRSWALAFIQRAMLPVAAGMALMAWGLTGVTALSLTQRAVYERLGVPVAVFGPGLHFHLPWPMGVMREVELGIIHDIPIAISPGDASIDLQQPSAGVGQQQNLVGAEAPAPPSADRLWNASHPSEQSYLIASEASGQQSFQIADADLRIVYRIGPSDAAAIDSAYRAAEPTTFIRAVAGQLLVQYFARYTLLDVLGQSRETFANEFRTALQEQLDRMSSGIEAIAVVVEAIHPPPGAANAYHNVQAAEILATSQVSKEKAKAIQALKSAETNATAVHNSAVAAAVQLVDGANSESVLFDADRKAEQRNSEAFLLERWLERLVVALTGSDIIVVDHRLSGQNAPTLDLRSFDAGSRGVLPPSAENDVAPPSDKNNEPEVEDNEFTTPKSTPRPGPKP; encoded by the coding sequence ATGAAATCCTCTGCCAAAGCGCACCGCGCGCAGCGATCGGCGGGCAACTTCGGAAAGGCGCCCGGGATGCTGGCCGAGCTGCCACATTTCAACAATGCCGGGCGGTATGTTGGCGCGCTCCTGATCATCGGTGCGATCTTTGCCTCAATCGGGTTGGGCTTGATTGGGATGGTCTACGCGCCACCGGTCTACGCGCCGCCACATCTCTATCGATCTTTCTATCTCATCATTCCGTCGGCATTCGCCTATGTGGGAGCGGCGCTTTTGATCGCAGCTGCGGGATTTCTCTCAGCCGGTATCGTCGCCTCCATCCGCGCCCACTTGCTGGCGTCCGACCGCCAAGGGGTCGCGCAAGCGGAAAATTCCGTCTTCGCCGTACCGGACTGGGCCAGAAGCGAGCGGTTGAGGCGTCGTCTTGCCATTGTGCGCGCATTATTGATGCCAAGCGCAGCCTCCCTGGCGAACTGGCCGGCGACGCTTGTCGTCCTGCTGTTCGGCGGCCTGGCGGCCGGCGGTGTCATCGTCGGCTGGCTTGCGCCGCCAATGCGCATTGCCGACCCGCTGCCTCGACAAGTGTTGAGTGGCGTGCTGCTCGTCGCGGCGTTCCCGCTCTTGGTATTGGAGCGCTCCTACGCGGCGATCCCGGCCGAGATGCTACCGGAGGCGCGACAGCTCAATCGGTTGTTAAGGGTCCCGCTCACCACATGCCTTGGAATTGGCATATCGATGGTCCTGCTCTCGCTCGGATTCACATGGGCGATCTGGATCTACGCTGGACTGGGTCTGTTGATTGTCGTCGTCGCACTCGAATTGACACTGCGCAGCATGGCGATGCTTTTCATCCCGTTCGCGCCCATCGACCGATTGCGAACGGTGGCAGACAGCAGTGTGGCCGGACTGCTCCGCTTTTCCATACCCAACTTCCACGCCTTCAACACCGCCGTGCGTCAGCAGTTCGGCATCGATCTGTCGCGCAGCTGGGCGCTCGCCTTCATCCAAAGGGCGATGCTGCCAGTGGCGGCCGGGATGGCCCTCATGGCCTGGGGGCTTACCGGAGTTACGGCGCTCAGCCTCACTCAGCGCGCGGTTTACGAACGGTTGGGTGTCCCGGTCGCCGTGTTTGGGCCCGGACTGCATTTTCATCTCCCATGGCCGATGGGCGTGATGCGTGAGGTTGAGCTTGGCATCATCCACGACATTCCGATCGCGATATCGCCTGGCGACGCTTCGATCGATCTCCAGCAGCCCAGTGCCGGCGTCGGTCAACAGCAGAATTTGGTGGGCGCCGAGGCCCCGGCGCCGCCCAGCGCCGACCGTCTGTGGAATGCATCGCATCCGTCCGAACAGAGCTACCTGATCGCGAGCGAAGCAAGCGGCCAGCAGAGCTTCCAGATCGCCGATGCGGATTTGCGAATAGTCTACCGGATTGGCCCCTCAGACGCCGCTGCGATCGACTCTGCCTATCGAGCCGCGGAGCCGACAACTTTCATCCGCGCCGTAGCCGGCCAGCTCCTGGTGCAATATTTCGCGCGATACACACTCCTCGACGTGCTCGGGCAAAGCCGCGAAACTTTTGCCAATGAATTTCGCACCGCATTGCAGGAGCAATTGGACCGAATGTCGAGCGGTATCGAGGCCATCGCGGTGGTGGTCGAGGCGATCCACCCGCCTCCGGGGGCCGCCAACGCATATCACAACGTGCAGGCCGCCGAAATTCTCGCCACTTCGCAGGTTTCGAAAGAAAAGGCAAAAGCGATCCAAGCCCTCAAATCGGCCGAGACGAACGCGACGGCAGTTCACAATAGTGCGGTCGCGGCGGCCGTCCAGCTTGTTGACGGGGCCAATAGCGAGAGCGTGCTGTTCGATGCCGATCGCAAGGCAGAGCAGCGCAACAGCGAGGCGTTTCTTCTCGAGCGGTGGCTCGAACGCCTGGTCGTTGCCCTTACCGGCTCGGACATCATCGTCGTCGATCACCGCCTCAGCGGCCAGAACGCGCCAACTCTCGATCTGCGCAGCTTTGATGCCGGAAGCCGCGGCGTCCTCCCGCCGTCGGCGGAAAATGACGTCGCGCCGCCGTCCGACAAAAACAACGAGCCGGAAGTCGAGGACAACGAATTCACGACACCGAAGTCCACACCCAGACCAGGACCAAAGCCATGA
- the hflC gene encoding protease modulator HflC produces the protein MIFGHHHHGHHHGHGHDHHDHDDDSGHGSGHGQDRRRQGLLARYGRFAVAFVIVAAAVASACIVLVSPGDAVVVTRFGDPIHVLTAPGVAWKMPAPFESTIDVDLRLRTTSSGLQDVGTRDGLRILVQAYVAWQVPAEADHIRQFLRAVRNQPDVAAQQLRSFVGSSLEITTASFDLADLINTNPAQVQLATLESRLRERLDEQALKVYGVTVRQVGIERLTLPAETLNATIARMRAERETVAAERQAEGRRAAAEIASNADRDARVLRAKAKQDASEVEAKSRLEAADIYGQAYSSAPELYNLLRSLDTLDTVVGDNTRLILRTDAAPFRVLVDGPPNAATPAPQPAQGSRQ, from the coding sequence ATGATATTCGGGCATCATCACCACGGTCATCACCATGGTCATGGTCATGACCATCATGACCACGACGACGATTCGGGCCATGGATCGGGGCATGGGCAGGATCGTCGGCGGCAGGGACTGCTCGCGCGCTACGGACGATTCGCGGTCGCTTTCGTGATCGTCGCAGCTGCCGTCGCCAGCGCCTGCATCGTTCTGGTCAGTCCGGGCGATGCCGTCGTGGTGACCCGCTTCGGCGATCCTATCCACGTGCTCACCGCGCCCGGAGTCGCATGGAAGATGCCTGCGCCGTTTGAAAGCACGATCGATGTCGATCTACGGCTGCGGACCACGTCGAGCGGCCTGCAGGACGTCGGAACGCGCGACGGCTTGCGTATCCTGGTGCAGGCGTATGTGGCGTGGCAGGTCCCCGCTGAAGCCGACCACATCCGGCAATTCCTGCGCGCCGTTCGCAACCAGCCCGATGTAGCCGCGCAGCAATTGCGAAGCTTCGTCGGCTCGTCGCTAGAAATCACGACCGCGAGCTTCGATCTTGCCGATCTGATAAATACCAATCCCGCCCAGGTTCAACTGGCTACACTGGAGAGCCGCCTGCGTGAGCGTCTCGATGAGCAGGCGCTCAAGGTCTACGGCGTGACCGTTCGGCAAGTCGGCATCGAACGTCTGACCCTGCCGGCTGAAACCCTGAATGCCACCATCGCGCGCATGCGAGCCGAGCGCGAAACCGTCGCGGCCGAACGGCAAGCCGAGGGCAGGCGCGCGGCCGCGGAGATCGCATCGAACGCCGATCGCGATGCACGCGTTCTGCGCGCCAAGGCCAAGCAGGATGCATCCGAAGTCGAAGCCAAATCACGTCTCGAAGCTGCCGACATCTATGGTCAGGCCTACAGCAGCGCACCGGAACTCTACAACTTGCTTCGATCCCTCGACACCCTGGACACGGTGGTGGGCGACAATACACGGCTCATTCTGCGCACCGATGCCGCGCCGTTCCGCGTTCTGGTCGACGGGCCACCGAATGCGGCCACGCCCGCGCCGCAACCCGCGCAAGGAAGCCGCCAATGA
- a CDS encoding metal ABC transporter permease, protein MTILLTIVNAMLEYDFMRNAFAAAGVAALVSGLVGYFLVLRGQTFAGHALGHIGFAGATGAVLIGVPSVWGLVGLTVAAGIGMGMMGERVSDRDVAIGVVLALSLGFGLLFLHYYTSFAAQATSLLFGNVLAVDRPTIAVLAGLGLVTVAALAAIMRPLIFASLQPELAEAKGVPLRFVSTAFLAVVALAVSESVQIVGILLVFSLMVGPPATAQRLVGGLWSGIALSVGLALAEAWVGIAIAYYTDWPVSFCIALLSALAYFVSRGWAPHRSPNALVQVPREPV, encoded by the coding sequence ATGACCATCCTGCTCACCATCGTGAACGCCATGCTTGAATACGATTTCATGAGAAACGCTTTCGCCGCCGCCGGAGTTGCAGCTTTGGTATCGGGCTTGGTGGGCTATTTCCTCGTGCTGCGTGGACAGACCTTTGCCGGGCACGCACTCGGGCATATCGGGTTCGCGGGCGCCACCGGCGCAGTCCTGATCGGCGTGCCATCGGTCTGGGGCCTTGTCGGCCTCACTGTCGCCGCCGGTATCGGTATGGGAATGATGGGCGAGCGCGTTAGCGACCGCGACGTAGCCATTGGCGTAGTGTTGGCGCTGTCGCTCGGCTTTGGACTTTTGTTCCTGCACTACTACACGTCATTCGCAGCCCAAGCCACTTCGCTGCTGTTTGGCAATGTGCTCGCAGTCGACCGTCCGACGATCGCGGTCCTCGCCGGGCTGGGCCTGGTCACGGTGGCCGCTCTTGCCGCGATCATGCGGCCGCTCATTTTTGCCAGCCTGCAGCCGGAGCTCGCCGAAGCCAAGGGTGTGCCGCTGCGCTTTGTTTCCACCGCCTTCCTGGCAGTCGTCGCACTGGCGGTGTCGGAGAGTGTCCAGATCGTCGGCATTCTCCTGGTATTCAGTCTTATGGTGGGTCCGCCGGCGACCGCACAGCGGCTGGTCGGCGGGCTTTGGAGCGGAATCGCACTCTCAGTCGGGCTCGCTTTGGCCGAGGCCTGGGTCGGGATCGCCATCGCCTATTATACCGATTGGCCGGTCAGCTTCTGCATCGCATTGCTAAGCGCGCTCGCCTATTTCGTCAGCCGCGGCTGGGCGCCCCACCGCTCTCCCAATGCTCTGGTCCAGGTTCCGAGAGAGCCGGTATGA
- a CDS encoding tyrosine-type recombinase/integrase, translated as MAVSSVTIRAVQALKPGETIWDADHREAVRGFGVRRQREQATYVLKYRVFGRQRFVTIGPHGAPWTPELARREAKRLLGLVADGKDPADEKAKARLQAADTLRVIADQYLRNANQRLKPRTYSEIERYLLVSWKPLHPVSVFQITRRHISSRIADIASAHGTVSAARARTALSSMFNWAIREGLDIAANPVLGTNRPVQPGSRERVLTETELLAIWRASGDDDYGRIVRLLLLTAQRRDEVGSMQWAELDTSSGLWTLPGARTKNHREHMLPLVPAALALLPPRRNGRDFLFGDGPRRSGDPHRGFSGWSKSKTALDARIADALGEALPHWTVHDLRRSASTVMADRLGVLPHIVEAILNHVSGHRAGVAGVYNRARYAVEMREALERWAEHVTGLSAQKPEAIRLRIGANRTGLADGS; from the coding sequence ATGGCTGTTTCGAGTGTAACGATCCGCGCAGTGCAGGCGCTCAAGCCGGGCGAGACTATTTGGGACGCAGACCACCGCGAAGCGGTGCGGGGCTTTGGCGTTCGGCGTCAACGCGAGCAGGCGACCTACGTCCTTAAGTACCGGGTCTTCGGTCGGCAGCGCTTCGTCACCATCGGGCCTCATGGCGCCCCCTGGACACCCGAGCTAGCACGCAGGGAGGCCAAACGGCTTTTGGGCCTGGTTGCCGATGGCAAAGACCCGGCGGACGAGAAAGCCAAGGCGCGCTTGCAGGCGGCCGACACCCTCCGGGTGATCGCGGATCAGTATCTCCGGAACGCCAACCAAAGGCTGAAGCCACGGACCTATTCTGAAATAGAACGCTACTTGTTGGTCAGCTGGAAACCGCTGCATCCGGTCTCGGTTTTCCAGATCACCCGTCGCCATATCTCGTCTCGTATCGCCGACATCGCTTCCGCTCATGGAACGGTCTCAGCAGCCCGCGCCCGTACAGCGCTGTCTTCAATGTTCAACTGGGCAATACGCGAGGGCCTCGACATTGCCGCGAACCCGGTTCTCGGCACTAATCGACCCGTGCAGCCGGGAAGCCGCGAACGGGTCCTGACGGAGACGGAGCTATTGGCAATCTGGCGGGCCAGCGGCGATGACGATTACGGACGCATTGTGCGTTTGTTGCTGCTCACAGCCCAACGCCGTGATGAAGTAGGCAGTATGCAATGGGCCGAGCTTGATACCAGTTCGGGGCTCTGGACGCTGCCGGGCGCCCGGACCAAGAACCATCGCGAGCACATGCTACCGTTGGTTCCCGCCGCCTTGGCGCTACTCCCGCCCCGCCGAAACGGCCGAGACTTTCTCTTTGGTGACGGACCCCGACGCAGCGGTGACCCTCATCGTGGGTTCTCCGGCTGGTCAAAGTCGAAAACGGCGCTTGATGCGCGCATCGCGGACGCCCTGGGCGAAGCCCTGCCCCATTGGACAGTTCACGATCTTCGGAGATCGGCGTCCACGGTGATGGCCGACCGGCTTGGCGTGTTGCCACACATCGTGGAGGCGATCCTAAACCACGTCAGCGGTCACCGGGCTGGCGTTGCCGGTGTATATAACCGCGCCCGGTACGCGGTCGAAATGCGCGAGGCGCTTGAACGCTGGGCAGAGCACGTCACGGGCCTGTCAGCCCAAAAGCCCGAGGCCATTCGTCTTCGCATCGGGGCCAACCGTACCGGACTTGCCGATGGAAGCTAG
- a CDS encoding heavy metal translocating P-type ATPase — MTAETMTANDANTRGEGLLSRSEQISLGVRLVLSLIAGGCLILSAGLLFLAPSQAEVAELVAGIAALLVAIPALSAAWESLRHPDLHGITDQLIALALVAAWAAGDLMTAALLPLVMTLGHILEERSLLGSQEAIRALSRLTQVKTRRVLPGGELEEVPTQSLHPGDLIDLRAGDLVPADGVVQTGKSSMDTASITGESVPVEVQPGSEVFSGSINVDGHLLVKLTRVGQDSTLGRVITLLQEAENAKPPITRLLERYAGRYMVLVLLTAAGTWFLTSNTVAMLAVLVAACPCALVLAAPATSIAAIAVASRHGILVKGAGFLENVATVDAVVFDKTGTVTLGQLQVVDARPESGVSRDELATLAGSLAGASNHPVSRALVRFATNAKLELDDVKETHGLGVVGRLGVDTVALGRAELFDELGIAISSEPNHDGPIAGVARGNKFLGWMLLADEPRPEAPEAIADLRELGLRRQVLLTGDRMSVARRIADVLGLPNVRAEALPAEKMACVLDEIGAGYRPMVVGDGINDSLALKVGAVGVAMGARGSDVALASADLVLMTNDLRRLGTCIRLSRRCRRTIYVNVAVGLGWTVVIVAAAATGVMGASGAIIAALLHNFSTLVVMANAGRLLKFQEPVA, encoded by the coding sequence ATGACCGCAGAAACCATGACCGCCAACGACGCAAACACGCGGGGCGAGGGCCTGCTCAGCCGATCTGAACAGATTTCCCTTGGCGTGCGGCTCGTGCTCTCGCTGATTGCCGGCGGATGCCTGATCCTTTCGGCCGGACTGCTGTTCCTGGCGCCGAGCCAGGCCGAGGTCGCCGAGCTGGTTGCCGGTATTGCGGCATTGCTGGTCGCCATCCCCGCGCTCTCGGCAGCCTGGGAGAGCCTGCGCCATCCGGATCTGCACGGAATAACCGACCAGCTCATTGCGCTGGCGTTGGTCGCGGCCTGGGCGGCGGGAGATCTGATGACGGCGGCATTGCTGCCGCTGGTCATGACTCTCGGACACATCTTGGAGGAGCGATCGCTCCTGGGCTCGCAAGAGGCGATCCGGGCCCTGAGCCGGTTAACCCAGGTCAAGACGCGCCGCGTGCTGCCGGGTGGGGAGCTGGAAGAAGTCCCCACGCAGTCCTTGCACCCCGGCGATCTGATCGATTTGCGCGCCGGCGATCTCGTCCCCGCCGATGGCGTCGTTCAAACCGGCAAGTCAAGCATGGATACGGCATCCATCACGGGAGAATCAGTTCCCGTCGAAGTGCAGCCCGGCAGCGAGGTGTTCAGTGGTTCGATCAATGTCGACGGCCATCTGCTGGTGAAACTCACGCGGGTCGGCCAGGATTCGACCCTCGGTCGTGTGATAACTCTGCTGCAGGAAGCCGAGAACGCGAAGCCTCCGATTACCCGGCTACTCGAACGCTATGCCGGACGTTACATGGTGCTGGTGCTGCTGACCGCCGCGGGCACCTGGTTTCTGACCAGCAACACAGTAGCAATGCTGGCGGTGCTGGTCGCAGCCTGCCCGTGCGCCCTGGTGCTCGCCGCGCCGGCGACGTCAATCGCCGCGATCGCTGTTGCAAGCCGTCACGGAATCCTGGTCAAGGGCGCGGGGTTCTTGGAGAATGTCGCGACCGTCGATGCGGTCGTGTTCGACAAGACCGGGACCGTCACGCTGGGGCAATTGCAGGTCGTCGATGCGAGACCGGAGTCCGGCGTCAGCCGGGACGAGCTCGCTACATTGGCCGGCAGTCTGGCGGGCGCCAGCAATCACCCGGTCAGTCGGGCGCTCGTTCGGTTTGCAACGAACGCAAAGCTCGAACTCGATGACGTCAAAGAAACGCATGGTCTCGGCGTGGTCGGACGGCTGGGCGTGGACACGGTCGCACTTGGTCGCGCCGAGTTGTTCGATGAACTCGGCATCGCCATTTCGTCTGAGCCGAACCACGACGGTCCGATCGCAGGTGTCGCGCGCGGCAACAAATTTCTCGGTTGGATGCTGCTGGCGGATGAGCCTCGCCCGGAGGCGCCAGAGGCCATCGCAGACCTCCGCGAGCTCGGTCTTCGGCGGCAGGTGCTGCTGACGGGAGATCGCATGTCGGTCGCCCGCCGCATTGCGGATGTTCTGGGCCTGCCGAACGTCCGCGCCGAGGCCCTTCCGGCCGAGAAGATGGCTTGCGTGCTCGACGAGATTGGCGCCGGCTATCGCCCAATGGTGGTTGGCGACGGCATCAATGATTCGCTCGCACTCAAGGTCGGCGCAGTCGGCGTCGCTATGGGCGCGCGTGGCAGCGACGTTGCATTGGCCTCCGCCGACCTGGTGCTGATGACCAATGATCTACGACGGCTCGGGACCTGCATCCGTTTGAGCCGACGCTGTCGCCGTACCATCTATGTCAATGTCGCCGTCGGGCTTGGCTGGACGGTCGTGATCGTGGCCGCTGCGGCGACAGGCGTCATGGGCGCCAGCGGTGCGATCATTGCGGCGCTGCTTCACAACTTCAGCACTTTGGTGGTGATGGCCAATGCCGGCCGGCTGTTGAAGTTTCAGGAGCCGGTGGCGTAG
- a CDS encoding DUF2946 family protein, with protein sequence MVLSFGHIHRDDLGLPPPPASDATQLISGIAHALGDPADQDHHPASNDCCPICASVALVATALPSLPPVLVEPIPIRRARLLETPVQPPSTQVWRSFQARAPPIA encoded by the coding sequence ATGGTCCTTTCGTTTGGCCATATCCATCGCGACGATTTGGGGCTGCCGCCACCACCCGCATCCGATGCAACGCAACTTATATCGGGTATAGCGCACGCGCTGGGGGATCCGGCCGATCAGGACCATCATCCCGCCTCGAATGATTGTTGTCCGATCTGCGCCAGCGTGGCGCTCGTCGCGACGGCGCTTCCGTCACTACCCCCGGTGCTTGTCGAGCCGATACCAATCCGCCGTGCTCGTCTGCTGGAAACACCGGTCCAGCCGCCATCGACACAAGTCTGGCGTTCATTTCAAGCCCGTGCTCCACCTATCGCTTAG
- a CDS encoding polysaccharide deacetylase family protein, with protein sequence MSLVSPIHVFRHAAKKNPVQPVGRRFLVGLVLASFGVNTSSLAMQCNGKSDALGTSRVIAVDPKDHPRIGTMQYPETLPLADHEVVITFDDGPSPRYTDRVLEILASECVKATFFMVGRMAATFPDEARKVEADGHTVGTHSLSHPFTFGRMTESQAGQEIDGGIVAVGTALGNPEELAPFFRVPGLLTSERTEAAIASRGLMTWSADVPADDWLRISSAEIVKRAISRLEAKSRGILLLHDIHERTVEALPDLLSELKTRGYRVVQVVSANATIAKTATTPEQWRLPPARAVGAEENPAVADAPPSTTAPAKKAAALRRIEGSSSRLGGAKGF encoded by the coding sequence ATGAGCCTTGTCTCTCCCATCCATGTGTTCCGACATGCAGCGAAGAAGAATCCCGTTCAACCCGTTGGGCGCAGGTTTCTTGTCGGTCTGGTCCTCGCGAGCTTTGGCGTAAACACATCGAGTTTGGCCATGCAGTGCAACGGCAAGTCCGATGCGCTTGGCACCAGCCGCGTCATCGCTGTCGACCCGAAGGACCATCCGCGGATCGGCACCATGCAATATCCGGAAACACTGCCTCTCGCCGACCACGAAGTCGTCATCACCTTTGATGACGGGCCGTCGCCGCGATACACGGACCGTGTCCTTGAGATACTGGCTTCTGAATGCGTCAAAGCGACGTTCTTCATGGTCGGCCGGATGGCAGCGACCTTTCCGGACGAAGCAAGAAAGGTTGAGGCTGACGGCCATACAGTTGGGACGCATAGCTTGAGTCACCCGTTCACTTTCGGAAGAATGACGGAAAGCCAGGCAGGCCAGGAGATCGACGGAGGAATCGTCGCAGTCGGGACTGCGCTCGGAAACCCGGAGGAGCTCGCTCCCTTTTTCCGGGTGCCGGGCTTGTTGACCTCTGAGCGCACGGAGGCCGCGATCGCCTCCCGCGGCCTCATGACGTGGAGCGCGGACGTTCCGGCCGACGACTGGTTGAGAATAAGCAGCGCTGAAATCGTTAAACGGGCGATTTCGAGACTGGAGGCGAAAAGTCGGGGCATTCTCCTTCTTCACGATATTCATGAACGCACTGTCGAGGCACTTCCCGACCTTTTGAGCGAGTTGAAGACAAGGGGATACAGGGTGGTGCAGGTCGTCTCGGCCAATGCGACGATCGCAAAAACCGCAACAACTCCCGAACAATGGCGCCTGCCTCCTGCTCGAGCTGTGGGAGCCGAGGAGAACCCGGCGGTCGCCGACGCGCCGCCGTCAACTACGGCACCGGCGAAAAAGGCCGCGGCTTTACGACGTATCGAAGGAAGCTCAAGCCGCTTGGGAGGCGCAAAGGGCTTCTGA
- a CDS encoding methyltransferase: MSSDDQIGATRFVLKANELVRQSHEVVVAGLQFTVLPDVPSPQFFAATEFLSNAIPYRVENAFLEIGPGMGAISVIAALRGARKVVAIDINSDAVANTHINATRHGVSDIVRCLEGDVFDPLLCGEKFDTIFWNIPFVYVEDDYQYRSVLEKAAFDPGYRLTERFLRQVTNWLAPDGRVFVGFGEFGDAEKLRLLAQTNKLSVSEYASVKAMQGEFTLLQLTPQ, from the coding sequence ATGTCCAGCGATGATCAAATCGGCGCGACCCGGTTCGTGCTGAAGGCAAACGAGCTGGTTAGGCAGAGCCATGAGGTGGTTGTCGCCGGCTTGCAGTTCACGGTCTTGCCAGATGTCCCTTCGCCGCAGTTTTTCGCTGCGACCGAGTTTCTCAGCAATGCCATCCCATATCGCGTTGAGAACGCATTTCTCGAGATTGGGCCCGGCATGGGCGCCATATCTGTCATTGCGGCGCTTCGAGGGGCGAGAAAGGTCGTCGCGATTGACATCAATTCTGACGCCGTAGCCAACACGCACATCAACGCCACAAGGCATGGAGTTTCGGACATTGTTCGTTGTCTGGAAGGGGACGTCTTCGACCCGCTCTTATGCGGCGAAAAGTTCGATACGATCTTTTGGAATATTCCGTTCGTCTATGTCGAAGACGATTATCAATATCGTTCCGTGTTGGAGAAGGCCGCTTTTGATCCCGGGTATCGTCTTACCGAACGCTTCTTACGTCAGGTTACAAACTGGCTGGCTCCTGACGGACGAGTCTTTGTGGGATTTGGTGAATTCGGGGACGCTGAAAAGCTGCGTCTGCTTGCGCAGACCAATAAATTGTCAGTCAGCGAATACGCCTCGGTCAAAGCGATGCAAGGAGAATTTACGCTGCTTCAACTGACGCCGCAGTAG
- the hflK gene encoding protease modulator HflK, with translation MTASDIRDGAEPEGAWAQSAKIAFRFLFLAVCFAAIVWSLSGIRQVPPESRAIVYQFGKVERQQRAGLLFAWPRPIEQVVILPSADRQLEFRIDGFEPGSNPKHVFYYNARMNGAFLLTGDASVVHLEATLFYQIVDPAAYILQGEHLGPALQRLFVASAVSVCAARDLDTILVARPELATGSNATARAGRERLRADLMNAINRRLGDLNGVGAGLGITVSRVDLAASIPDGAKDAFDRVLVASQEAERDIAEARTDAAATALSANQEHDRILTDADAKAAEKTTQAKVRTAAINALARGSPGFSGMTLAKRIYIDRIGAILAKAARVDTVDHGGGLHLILPGTTPQ, from the coding sequence ATGACGGCATCCGATATACGCGATGGTGCCGAACCCGAAGGAGCATGGGCTCAATCCGCCAAGATTGCATTCCGATTCCTGTTCCTAGCCGTCTGCTTTGCGGCGATCGTTTGGTCACTGTCGGGTATTCGGCAGGTGCCGCCCGAAAGCCGGGCGATCGTCTACCAATTCGGAAAGGTCGAGCGTCAGCAACGGGCCGGACTGTTGTTCGCATGGCCGCGGCCGATCGAGCAGGTCGTCATCCTGCCATCGGCCGACCGGCAACTCGAATTCCGGATCGACGGCTTCGAACCGGGCTCAAACCCAAAACACGTCTTCTACTACAACGCCCGAATGAATGGCGCCTTCCTGTTGACCGGCGATGCCAGCGTGGTGCATCTGGAAGCAACGCTGTTCTATCAGATCGTGGATCCGGCCGCCTATATCCTGCAGGGCGAGCACCTTGGGCCCGCCCTGCAGCGTTTGTTCGTCGCCAGCGCCGTCTCCGTCTGCGCGGCGCGCGACCTCGATACGATACTGGTCGCGCGCCCCGAATTGGCTACCGGTTCGAATGCCACCGCGCGCGCTGGCCGCGAGCGGCTACGCGCAGATCTGATGAACGCGATCAATCGCCGGCTCGGAGATCTCAACGGCGTGGGCGCCGGTCTCGGCATCACGGTGAGCCGGGTCGATCTCGCGGCATCGATTCCGGACGGCGCCAAGGATGCCTTCGACAGGGTGCTGGTCGCCTCGCAGGAAGCCGAGCGTGACATTGCCGAGGCTCGTACAGATGCTGCAGCCACGGCGCTCAGCGCCAATCAAGAGCACGATCGGATTCTCACGGATGCCGATGCCAAAGCGGCGGAGAAAACGACCCAGGCAAAGGTGCGCACGGCCGCCATCAACGCCCTTGCGCGGGGATCGCCTGGTTTCTCCGGCATGACGCTCGCCAAGCGGATCTATATCGACCGCATCGGCGCCATATTGGCGAAAGCCGCACGCGTCGATACGGTCGACCATGGCGGCGGACTTCATCTGATACTGCCCGGGACGACGCCGCAATGA